A part of Setaria viridis chromosome 8, Setaria_viridis_v4.0, whole genome shotgun sequence genomic DNA contains:
- the LOC117834223 gene encoding O-fucosyltransferase 9 — MPVAAAAASMRGNDSPGAKPAARRLVRVLAGRRRRAALLLLALAYAAAMLMLAMCGGEGLGAGGVVEAALRRGSPPPPPGSVHRSHLVFERLLPEMRAFTSRPNPLLTSHYKKIGKRWKPCISKKLAQSELPSSNGFLIVEANGGLNQQRISICDAIVVARILNATLVTPAFHLNSVWRDSSKFSDIFDEDHFIESLRKHVRVVKELPEEVSLRFDHNISTVPNMRTKAFSPPSYYLQQVLPKMLELGAVRIAPFSNRLAHSIPSDVQALRCLANYEALRFSESIRILAENMVGRMIKRSSLTGGKYVSVHLRFEEDMVAFSCCIYDGDSKESNAMENARERSWRGKFHRPGRVINPEANRRNGRCPLTPLEVGMMLRGMGFDNTTSLYVASGKIYNAEKYMSPLRQLFPLLQTKQTLATSKELALFKGHSSRLAALDYTICLHSEVFVMTQGSNFPHFLMGHRRYMYGGHAKTIKPDKRKLVQLFDNPNIRWDQFKHHMQDMRRHSETKGFRLRKSQESTYNLPMPDCMCQQAEA, encoded by the exons ATGCcagtggcggccgcggcggcgtccatgCGTGGCAACGATTCGCCCGGCGCCAAGCCTGCTGCGCGGCGGCTGGTCCGCGTGCTggccgggcgccgccggcgggccgccCTGCTGCTCCTCGCGCTGGCGTACGCGGCCGCAATGCTCATGCTCGCCAtgtgcggcggcgaggggctGGGAGCCGGCGGCGTGGTGGAGGCCGCGCTGCGGCggggatcgccgccgccgccacccgggTCAGTGCACCGCAGCCACCTCGTGTTCGAGCGGCTCCTCCCGGAAATGCGCGCCTTCACCTCGCGCCCTAATCCG TTACTGACATCTCATTACAAAAAGATTGGAAAACGATGGAAACCTTGTATCAGCAAGAAGTTGGCACAGTCAG AGTTACCATCTTCAAATGGATTCCTTATAGTTGAAGCAAATGGTGGCCTAAATCAACAACGCATTTCA ATTTGCGATGCTATTGTTGTGGCCAGAATTCTCAATGCAACTCTTGTGACACCAGCATTTCATTTGAATAGTGTTTGGCGTGATTCTAG CAAATTTAGCGATATCTTTGACGAAGATCACTTCATCGAGTCTCTCAGGAAACATGTAAGGGTTGTCAAAGAACTTCCTGAAGAAGTTTCTCTGCGATTTGATCATAACATCAGCACTGTACCAAATATGAGAACCAAAGCTTTCTCACCCCCAAGTTACTACCTACAACAGGTGCTTCCAAAAATGTTGGAGCTAGG GGCTGTGCGTATTGCCCCTTTCTCAAATAGATTGGCCCATTCGAttccttcagatgtccaggcatTGAGATGCTTGGCAAACTATGAAGCATTGAGATTTTCTGAATCAATAAGAATTCTTGCAGAGAATATGGTTGGCCGAATGATCAAGAGGAGTTCTTTAACTGGTGGGAAGTATGTCTCAGTGCATCTTCGCTTTGAAGAG GACATGGTAGCTTTCTCATGCTGCATATATGATGGTGATTCAAAGGAGAGCAACGCAATGGAAAATGCTCGTGAAAGGAGCTGGAGAGGGAAGTTTCACCGACCTGGTCGAGTGATAAATCCTGAGGCTAATCGAAGAAATGGAAGATGCCCTTTGACACCTTTAGAG GTTGGAATGATGCTGCGAGGAATGGGATTCGACAATACTACTTCCCTTTATGTTGCATCTGGTAAAATATACAACGCTGAAAAATATATGTCTCCTCTTCGCCAATTGTTTCCATTATTGCAAACAAAACAAACTCTGGCTACATCAAAGGAGCTTGCCCTGTTCAAG GGACATTCATCAAGACTGGCAGCATTGGATTACACTATCTGTCTTCACAGTGAGGTGTTTGTGATGACACAAGGAAGCAATTTTCCCCACTTTCTGATGGGGCACAGACGTTATATGTATGGAGGACATGCGAAGACAATAAAACCAGATAAAAGGAAACTAGTTCAACTCTTTGACAATCCAAATATCAG ATGGGATCAATTCAAGCACCACATGCAGGACATGCGTCGCCATAGTGAGACAAAAGGTTTCAGATTAAGGAAATCGCAGGAATCCACATACAACCTTCCAATGCCTGACTGCATGTGCCAGCAAGCTGAAGCATGA